In Plasmodium vivax chromosome 14, whole genome shotgun sequence, the genomic window GAATCTGCAAAATGGTGATCACAATGGCGGACAAATAATTGCTCTCATTATTTATAGTGTAGTAAATATCAACGTTATACTTCCTACCAGGCACATAAAATATAGGGGCGCAGTTAAAGTAGGTGGAAATTTTCTCGGCGTCTAGAGTGGCAGACGATATGATAACCCGTATGTCTTCCctaaaattgcaaatgtcCTTTATTATAGGAAGGATCACATCTGTATGTAATGCCCGTTCGTGAGCTTCATCAATTATTAACACCGAAATGTCATCCAACGTAGGGTTATATAACAGGAGACGCAGGAACATCCCATCCGTCATGTAAACGATCTTCGTGGAATCActcgttttattttgaaatcGAATAACGTAGCCAACTTCCTTTCCCACTCTTACATTCATTTCATCGGCCACCCTATTTGCTATGGCTATACAGGCGATTCTCCTGGGCTGCGTACAGACTATATTTCCATACAGATGGTACTTACACTCGTGCAAGTACTGCGTTAACTGCGTGCTTTTTCCGCTCCCCGTTTCTCCAACcagaattaaaattttattatttttgatgGCCTTTAAAATGTCGTATCGGTAGCTATATATGGGCAGCCTCTTCCTGTCGTCgattattttcttcatttttttttctttcttcctttttatgtcTTCGAACAGCCTCTGcagctccttttccttctcgtcCATTCCGTAGAGGCTCTCCAGGTGCACGAACTCGACCACGTCCGTCAGCCCCTTTCCGTTCCGCTTGCCTTCAGAGCGGTGAGATGGGCGAGCACGATGAGCGCGGTCTGCGCGGTCAGCGCAGTCGTCACCAACGCTGCCATCGTCGCCGCCATCGCCACCGCCACTATCGCCACTTTCGCCACTctcgcttccctttttcttcctcttccccctgcTCGACCTCTCCCTCGCCCGGTGGTGCCTATGACCCTTGTGGGCGCCCCTATCTGAATGGGCTCTCCCGCTGGAAGGGGCGCTCTTGTCCTcgcgcttcttctcccccctatGCCTTCGCCCACGGCCGCTGCCACTACCAACCGCACTACCAACCGCACTACCAACCGCACTACCAACCGCACTACCGACAGCACTACCACTgtcgcttctccttttcttcttcttttttctttccttctccCTTTCGTATTTGTGCTTCTCAcattcctccctttttgcgctcTTCCGATTTGCCAAGTCGTCCTCAAACACGAAGTCATTTTTAATGCCTTCACTTATCGGCACCCCCGAACCGAATTTTAAAATCCCCTTGCTGATTATCTGCTCATCATAGTTATACGCGGAAGGGTCTCCCTTCCCCTCTCTCACTTGCGCCGCATCAGCATCGGCTCCTTTGTTCGATGCATCTACCTTGTCGAAATCTTCCTGGAAGAGgtaataattttcctttagCTTTTCCCTTAACTTTATGTTTTCTTTAGCTATATCGTAGATCCTTTTGGACAGCTCCAATTCTTTAAGTTCCTTCCCCTCCAATTTAATTGTGCTGTAAAGGAGTTCATCATCCAGTAGCTTCTTCGTGACGTCTAGcttttccctctcccttTCTTTGAGGTACTTCCTTCGGGCTTCCTTCTTCAGAAACTCAATATACTCTGCGTCATTTTTTaggtttttatttcttcccttttgctgtTCCGGGAGTAGTGGTGATACGTTTTCGCCTCCTCTTGCGTCCTTAACCGACTCTTCATCTTCTGTCcggattttctttttcgtttcgtCATCTTCGAATTCGATGGGCCGCTTGTGCGCCTCCGCCTTTTCCCTCATCCTGGCGCGGCGCATGCAAGTTGGGGGGGGGCTCCAAGAGTGCTTCTGTAGTGCCTCTCTCGGTGTATGCCCAGAGGTGAGCTCTTTTGCGCCAACGGAAGGGGGGCCTCTACGCGTCCAGAATTTCCTGCAAACGATCCCTAATCCTCGCGACAAACGTGGtgagctccccccccctcccgcgTGAGAAGCCTCACGAGAAGCCTCTCCACACGCACATAACCAGCGTTGCAGCTGTGCACGCAGCTGTGTATGTGCTCTACATCAATGAACAGGCCGGCGGAGGGGTCCCTTCCAACGATGGTTCGTTGACGGTTATACAATATGTGCCTCTTCCTCTGGATGCTCTCCGCAGGCCGTCCGGTAATTCCCTTCTGGTAAAATGGACCACACAAATGGGCGAGGGTGGAGAGTTAATAATCATAGGGAGCAGCCTACGGCATACGCGTCACGTGTAGAGGCTTCCATACGCATCACGTGTAGAGGCTTCCATACGCGTCATATGTAGAAGCTTCCATGCGCACTCCTAACGGTTAGCTATGACGAGAAAAGAAGGGGCAAATGGGGATACAACTGCCCTTTCGCGAAACTGGCATTGTACACTTACGGGTAGCAACGCGGTAGAGCACGTacgtacataaataaaattggcAAATGCAAAGTAAGATGTTCGTTTaggcgaattttttttttttttctttttttttcccttccgaTAGACGTGGTTGCAAAGGGGCGGCCTCTCCGCTGGAGAACGTAGAGCGCCCCACcctcataaaaaataaatactaGTGGGTGCCCGGAAGAGCCTCCTTTTACAATCAACTGCCCATTTGATGGCACGCGCTGTgcttattaataataacaaaaaaaaatgcgcgtCATCATGTGGGTTAATTGGGAAGTTTCCCCTGAATCGATGatatgaaaaaggggggaaaagtcATACGAGCGAATGGGGTAGATGCAATTGGCATGGAGGCAAAGTCTCTACAATTTTGACGCTGCTAAAATGTCAAACTGGGGTTcataaaagggggagaaaattcATAAAAGGAAGGGGCACGCTCGGCGCATTAGtcgggaaaaattaaaaaaaacggcaaatGGAGGGATGGGCGGCGTGGCGACTCGGCCACAGGTTGCTGATGCCTCTGCGGGTGATGTgctaaaaaaagggacggCGGCGGAAGACGTGCAGGTGTTCTGGTATGCAGAGTTAATGCGGGTGTTTCGGAAAACACCGCCGGTTGCTCGCCTTTGCGGTTGCGCGCCTTTGCGGTTGCGCGCCTTTGCTTTTGCTCGCTTCTCCACTGCGCAGTCGGCACTGCTGCAAGCTCCAAATGTGCGTTTCCACACAGCGCTGCCGCATGCACCAAGGGGGTCGCCACCGCTCACTGGCGACTGCgcgcgaaagaaaaaaaaacttgtacACGCGTATGTAGCTACCAGCGCGCAAGTACGTATAAAAGTTGTGCGCCCAATTTACACGTGCCCCTATTCACATGCAAGCCGCACGTAcatttgtgcgtttttttttgttccttttaaaGCTTCATATAAACAAACCTGCGCGCAGAAAAGTGAAAACGAATATCTTCACATACGCGTTTATCTTGGCCGAACTGCACGCAAGTAGAAGCTCCTTCAACTTTAACTGCGCAATGAGCcagcaattttttccaaagggcCCTGGGAAAATATACAAACTCGAGAGAGCAGCACATGCGCGCTGTGCATGTACAtcatacgtacgtatgtatatatatatatacatatacatatatgtatttttttttttttttttttttttttttttaactagcCAAATTGCGCaaacatgtgtgcatttttttttttttttttttttttttttccttccccttttcacgtCCAAAGTTCGCACAAACGTAATTACGTGTAAAGCACAAATGtggattcatttttaaaaaccatTCGTGATAAACCACCAATCTGATTTAATTACACTTTAAAAAGTGTAACATCATGTAGGGGGTGTGTGTCTGCGTGGGGTCATGCCGCTTCGTTCTGTCTCCCCCCCATTGGAGCATTGGAGATATGTATCTGCCCAGATTTCCCCCCGCATTGTACACTGAACAGTCTTCTTAGTAGGAGCCCATCCACCTGTAGTAGTAGCCTCTAAAATGCCGTCTGTTCTTGTACTGCTTTTTGGTCCTGCaagtatgtgtgtgtgtggggagGGGTCAACGGAAAGGCAATCGGATGAATGTGCACAAAGGAGAAGCACAGCTGGGGTTGTAAAGCAGCCGTCTTGAATTGTTATCCCCAAATGGCAGCCGCTGGCTAGAGCTTAACAAATCTGTGTATGTGCCGCATGGGGGTGATGCTC contains:
- a CDS encoding pre-mRNA splicing factor RNA helicase, putative (encoded by transcript PVX_100525A) produces the protein MRRARMREKAEAHKRPIEFEDDETKKKIRTEDEESVKDARGGENVSPLLPEQQKGRNKNLKNDAEYIEFLKKEARRKYLKEREREKLDVTKKLLDDELLYSTIKLEGKELKELELSKRIYDIAKENIKLREKLKENYYLFQEDFDKVDASNKGADADAAQVREGKGDPSAYNYDEQIISKGILKFGSGVPISEGIKNDFVFEDDLANRKSAKREECEKHKYEREKERKKKKKRRSDSGSAVGSKRNGKGLTDVVEFVHLESLYGMDEKEKELQRLFEDIKRKKEKKMKKIIDDRKRLPIYSYRYDILKAIKNNKILILVGETGSGKSTQLTQYLHECKYHLYGNIVCTQPRRIACIAIANRVADEMNVRVGKEVGYVIRFQNKTSDSTKIVYMTDGMFLRLLLYNPTLDDISVLIIDEAHERALHTDVILPIIKDICNFREDIRVIISSATLDAEKISTYFNCAPIFYVPGRKYNVDIYYTINNESNYLSAIVITILQIHVTQEKGDILVFLPGQFEIELVQQELENKLGELAPRFRNMMVLPIYSSLPVEQQARIFEDVADEDNAKGDAPEGGDGGAPGEAEKIEAAQCEAANLEAAQPGELAPASQPKRTMRRGTRKIILSTNICETSITIDNIVYVIDSGLCKQKVYNPNSGVESLVTLPCSKASVNQRTGRAGRKQDGKCFRLFTKKSFIDLNDNSVPEIQRCEVSSMILLLKSLGMDDIINFDFLDPPSPVVIIKGLELLYSLGALNDEGNLTKTGRKMAEFPTDVKSSKMILSASDKYNCVEEVLCITAMLTHANSIFYVQKGKEKEAENVKKMFTIEGGGDFLLLLNIYKQCEENNFSTSFCYDHFLQYHTMIKIKDIKTQLVSICEKIDLPSSSCGIQNHEAICSLKKCIVSAFFTNAALPVSKNELKIIKLNHVVSIYPNSVLAKKNIMEEYKNACIIFYEVIKINKSYVRHNIPVSKDMLYEIASFYFLGKIA